A single window of Streptomyces aquilus DNA harbors:
- a CDS encoding L-serine ammonia-lyase: MAISVFDLFSIGIGPSSSHTVGPMRAARMFARRLRNEDVLSSVAAVRSELYGSLGATGHGHGTPKAVLLGLEGASPRTVDVETADERIEAIKRNGSLNLLGEHEIAFSFDDDLVLHRRKALPYHANGMTLWAYDASGAELLSKTYYSVGGGFVVDEDAVGADRIKLDDTVLKYPFRTGDELLRLTKETGLSISALMLENERAWRTEEEIRSGLLDIWRVMQACVSRGMSREGILPGGLRVKRRAAVTARQLRAEGDPLAHAMEWITLYAMAVNEENAAGGRVVTAPTNGAAGIIPAVLHYYINFVPGADEDGVVRFLLAAGAIGMLFKENASISGAEVGCQGEVGSACSMAAGALAEVLGGSPEQVENAAEIGMEHNLGLTCDPVGGLVQIPCIERNGMAAVKAVTAARMAMRGDGSHKVSLDKVIKTMKDTGADMSVKYKETARGGLAVNIIEC; the protein is encoded by the coding sequence GTGGCCATCTCGGTCTTCGACCTGTTCTCGATCGGCATCGGCCCGTCGAGCTCCCACACGGTCGGCCCGATGCGCGCGGCCCGCATGTTCGCCCGCCGTCTGCGCAACGAGGACGTGCTGTCCTCGGTGGCGGCCGTCCGCTCGGAGCTGTACGGCTCGCTGGGCGCGACCGGCCACGGCCACGGCACCCCCAAGGCGGTGCTGCTCGGTCTGGAGGGGGCGTCCCCTCGTACCGTCGACGTGGAGACGGCCGACGAGCGGATCGAGGCGATCAAGAGAAACGGTTCGCTGAATCTGCTGGGCGAGCACGAGATCGCGTTCTCCTTCGACGACGACCTGGTCCTGCACCGCCGCAAGGCGCTGCCGTACCACGCGAACGGCATGACGCTGTGGGCGTACGACGCGTCCGGGGCGGAGCTGCTGTCGAAGACGTACTACTCGGTCGGCGGCGGCTTCGTCGTGGACGAGGACGCGGTGGGCGCGGACCGCATCAAGCTGGACGACACGGTCCTGAAGTACCCCTTCCGCACCGGCGACGAGCTGCTGCGTCTGACGAAGGAGACGGGTCTGTCGATCTCCGCGCTGATGCTGGAGAACGAGCGGGCCTGGCGCACGGAGGAGGAGATCCGGTCCGGGCTCCTCGACATCTGGCGGGTCATGCAGGCGTGCGTCTCGCGCGGCATGTCGCGGGAGGGCATCCTGCCGGGCGGGCTCAGGGTCAAGCGCCGGGCGGCCGTGACGGCGCGTCAACTGAGGGCGGAGGGCGACCCGTTGGCCCACGCGATGGAGTGGATCACGCTCTACGCGATGGCGGTCAACGAGGAGAACGCGGCCGGCGGACGCGTGGTGACCGCCCCGACGAACGGCGCGGCCGGCATCATCCCGGCCGTCCTGCACTACTACATCAACTTCGTGCCGGGCGCCGACGAGGACGGCGTGGTCCGCTTCCTGCTCGCCGCCGGCGCGATCGGCATGCTCTTCAAGGAGAACGCCTCCATCTCCGGCGCCGAGGTCGGCTGCCAGGGCGAGGTCGGCTCGGCCTGCTCGATGGCGGCGGGGGCGCTGGCGGAGGTGCTGGGCGGCTCCCCGGAGCAGGTGGAGAACGCGGCCGAGATCGGCATGGAACACAACCTGGGCCTGACCTGCGACCCGGTCGGCGGCCTGGTCCAGATCCCGTGCATCGAACGCAACGGCATGGCCGCGGTGAAGGCGGTCACCGCCGCCCGCATGGCGATGCGCGGCGACGGCTCCCACAAGGTGTCCCTCGACAAGGTCATCAAGACCATGAAGGACACCGGCGCCGACATGAGCGTGAAGTACAAGGAGACGGCCCGTGGCGGTCTCGCGGTGAACATCATCGAGTGCTGA
- the glyA gene encoding serine hydroxymethyltransferase, translating to MSALNTPLHELDPEIAAAVDAELGRQQSTLEMIASENFAPLAVMEAQGSVLTNKYAEGYPGRRYYGGCEHVDVAEQIAIDRIKELFGAEYANVQPHSGASANQAALFALAAPGDTILGLDLAHGGHLTHGMRLNFSGKQFNVVAYHVDDAGLVDMAEVERLAKEHRPKVIIAGWSAYPRQLDFAEFRRIADEVDAYLWVDMAHFAGLVAAGLHPNPVEHADVVTSTTHKTLGGPRGGIILARKDFAKKLNSSVFPGFQGGPLEHVIAAKAVSFKVAASEEFKERQRRTVEGARILAERLTAADAREAGVNVLSGGTDVHLILVDLRESELDGQQAEDRLHEVGITVNRNAVPNDPRPPMVTSGLRIGTPALATRGFTAEDFTEVADVIAETLKPSYDVESLKARVKALADKHPLYPGLSK from the coding sequence ATGTCCGCACTGAACACGCCCCTGCATGAGCTCGACCCGGAGATCGCCGCGGCGGTCGACGCCGAGCTGGGCCGTCAGCAGTCCACGCTGGAGATGATCGCGTCGGAGAACTTCGCTCCGCTCGCGGTCATGGAGGCGCAGGGCTCGGTCCTGACCAACAAGTACGCCGAGGGCTACCCCGGCCGGCGCTACTACGGCGGCTGCGAGCACGTCGACGTCGCCGAGCAGATCGCCATCGACCGGATCAAGGAGCTGTTCGGCGCCGAGTACGCCAACGTCCAGCCCCACTCCGGCGCCTCCGCCAACCAGGCCGCCCTGTTCGCGCTGGCCGCCCCCGGCGACACCATCCTGGGCCTGGACCTGGCGCACGGCGGCCACCTCACCCACGGCATGCGCCTGAACTTCTCCGGCAAGCAGTTCAACGTGGTCGCCTACCACGTCGACGACGCCGGTCTGGTCGACATGGCCGAGGTGGAGCGCCTGGCCAAGGAGCACCGCCCGAAGGTGATCATCGCGGGCTGGTCGGCGTACCCGCGGCAGCTGGACTTCGCCGAGTTCCGCCGGATCGCCGACGAGGTCGACGCCTACCTGTGGGTCGACATGGCGCACTTCGCCGGCCTGGTCGCGGCCGGGCTGCACCCCAACCCGGTCGAGCACGCGGACGTGGTCACCTCCACGACCCACAAGACCCTGGGCGGCCCGCGCGGCGGCATCATCCTGGCGAGGAAGGACTTCGCGAAGAAGCTGAACTCGTCGGTGTTCCCGGGCTTCCAGGGCGGCCCGCTGGAGCATGTGATCGCGGCGAAGGCGGTGTCCTTCAAGGTGGCCGCGAGCGAGGAGTTCAAGGAGCGCCAGCGGCGTACGGTGGAGGGTGCGCGCATCCTCGCCGAGCGTCTGACCGCCGCGGACGCCCGGGAGGCCGGGGTCAACGTGCTCTCCGGTGGCACGGACGTGCACCTGATCCTGGTGGACCTGCGCGAGTCGGAGCTGGACGGGCAGCAGGCCGAGGACCGTCTCCACGAGGTCGGCATCACGGTCAACCGCAACGCCGTCCCCAACGACCCGCGCCCGCCCATGGTGACGTCGGGCCTGCGGATCGGCACCCCGGCGCTGGCCACCCGCGGCTTCACGGCCGAGGACTTCACCGAGGTCGCAGACGTGATCGCCGAGACGTTGAAGCCGTCGTACGACGTGGAATCCCTGAAGGCCCGGGTCAAGGCCCTGGCCGACAAGCACCCGCTGTACCCCGGCCTGAGCAAGTAG
- the gcvH gene encoding glycine cleavage system protein GcvH, with product MSNPQQLRYSKEHEWLSGAEDGVSTVGITEHAANALGDVVFVQLPEVGDTVTAGETCGELESTKSVSDLYSPVSGEVTEVNEDVVNDPSLVNSAPFEGGWLFKVRVAEEPADLLSADEYTAFSAG from the coding sequence ATGAGCAACCCCCAGCAGCTGCGCTACAGCAAGGAGCACGAGTGGCTGTCGGGCGCCGAGGACGGCGTCTCGACGGTCGGTATCACGGAGCACGCGGCCAACGCGCTCGGCGATGTCGTCTTCGTCCAGCTCCCCGAGGTCGGTGACACGGTGACCGCGGGCGAGACCTGTGGCGAGCTGGAGTCGACCAAGTCGGTCAGCGACCTGTACTCCCCTGTCTCCGGTGAGGTAACCGAGGTCAACGAGGACGTCGTCAACGACCCGTCGCTGGTGAACTCCGCCCCCTTCGAGGGCGGCTGGCTGTTCAAGGTACGCGTCGCGGAGGAGCCGGCCGACCTGCTCTCCGCCGACGAGTACACCGCCTTTTCCGCCGGCTGA
- the gcvT gene encoding glycine cleavage system aminomethyltransferase GcvT produces the protein MSNEPRLTALDALHRALGATMTDFAGWDMPLRYGSERDEHNAVRTKAGLFDLSHMGEITVTGPQAAALLNFALVGNIASVGVGRARYTMICREDGGILDDLIVYRLEETEYMVVANASNAQVVLDALVERSAGFDAEVRDDRDAYALIAVQGPESPGILASLTDADLDGLKYYAGLPGTVAGVPALIARTGYTGEDGFELFVKPEHAVELWQALTKAGEGVGLVPCGLSCRDTLRLEAGMPLYGHELNTSLTPFDAGLGRVVKFEKEGDFVGREALTEAAARAETAPPRVLVGLVAEGRRVPRAGYAVVADGQVIGEVTSGAPSPTLGKPIAMAYVDAAHAAPGTTGVGVDIRGSHEPYEVVALPFYKRQK, from the coding sequence ATGAGCAACGAACCCCGCCTGACCGCGCTCGACGCCCTGCATCGCGCGCTCGGCGCGACGATGACCGACTTCGCCGGCTGGGACATGCCCCTGCGCTACGGCTCCGAGCGCGACGAGCACAACGCCGTGCGCACGAAGGCCGGGCTCTTCGACCTCTCCCACATGGGGGAGATCACGGTGACCGGGCCGCAGGCCGCCGCCCTGCTGAACTTCGCCCTCGTCGGCAACATCGCCTCCGTCGGCGTCGGCCGCGCCCGCTACACCATGATCTGCCGCGAGGACGGCGGCATCCTCGACGACCTGATCGTCTACCGGCTCGAAGAGACCGAGTACATGGTCGTCGCCAACGCCTCCAACGCCCAGGTGGTGCTGGACGCGCTCGTCGAGCGTTCCGCCGGCTTCGACGCCGAGGTCCGCGACGACCGGGACGCCTACGCGCTGATCGCCGTCCAGGGCCCCGAGTCCCCCGGCATCCTCGCCTCCCTCACCGACGCCGACCTCGACGGCCTGAAGTACTACGCCGGGCTGCCCGGCACGGTCGCGGGCGTCCCGGCGCTGATCGCCCGCACCGGCTACACCGGCGAGGACGGCTTCGAGCTGTTCGTGAAGCCCGAGCACGCCGTCGAGCTGTGGCAGGCCCTGACCAAGGCGGGCGAGGGCGTCGGCCTGGTCCCGTGCGGGCTGTCCTGCCGGGACACGCTCCGCCTGGAGGCGGGCATGCCGCTGTACGGGCACGAGCTGAACACCTCGCTCACCCCCTTCGACGCCGGGCTCGGCCGGGTGGTGAAGTTCGAGAAGGAGGGCGACTTCGTGGGCCGCGAGGCGCTCACCGAGGCTGCCGCCCGCGCCGAGACCGCGCCGCCGCGCGTCCTCGTCGGCCTGGTCGCCGAGGGCCGCCGCGTCCCGCGCGCCGGGTACGCCGTCGTCGCCGACGGCCAGGTGATCGGCGAGGTCACCTCCGGCGCCCCCTCGCCCACGCTGGGCAAGCCGATCGCGATGGCGTACGTCGACGCCGCGCACGCCGCGCCGGGCACGACCGGTGTCGGTGTGGACATCCGGGGCAGCCACGAGCCGTACGAGGTCGTGGCGCTGCCCTTCTACAAGCGTCAGAAGTAG
- a CDS encoding AAA family ATPase, which translates to MNRPTAYATTSAVALPAQPTAPAQETCAPQPVVRDLRDRAGHSPRALLFAPDDLVVITGLPGSGKSTLMRRAVKGIRIDSQDTRDRWDARAPRFLPYAVYRPLVRAAHYLGLYRALRSGQGVVVHDCGTQSWVRGWLARAAHRRGGTLHLLLLDVTADTALQGQRERGRGVSRYAFLRHRTAAARLIRSAEKGELPQGVGSAVLLDRAAADALRRIGFTG; encoded by the coding sequence GTGAACAGGCCCACTGCGTACGCCACCACCTCGGCCGTCGCGCTGCCCGCGCAGCCGACAGCTCCGGCCCAGGAAACCTGCGCACCGCAGCCGGTCGTCCGCGACCTGCGCGACCGTGCCGGCCACAGCCCGCGCGCCCTGCTCTTCGCCCCCGACGACCTGGTCGTGATCACCGGCCTGCCCGGCAGCGGCAAGTCCACCCTGATGCGACGCGCCGTCAAGGGCATCCGGATCGACTCCCAGGACACCCGCGACCGCTGGGACGCCCGGGCGCCCCGCTTCCTGCCGTACGCGGTCTACCGCCCCCTCGTCCGCGCCGCCCACTACCTCGGCCTGTACCGCGCCCTGCGCTCCGGCCAGGGGGTCGTGGTGCACGACTGCGGCACCCAGTCCTGGGTGCGCGGCTGGCTGGCCCGCGCGGCCCACCGCCGCGGCGGCACCCTGCACCTGCTGCTGCTCGACGTCACCGCGGACACGGCGCTCCAGGGCCAGCGCGAGCGCGGCCGGGGCGTCTCACGCTATGCCTTCCTCCGCCACCGCACCGCGGCCGCCCGCCTCATCCGCTCCGCCGAGAAGGGCGAACTGCCGCAGGGCGTGGGCTCGGCCGTGCTCCTGGACCGGGCGGCGGCGGACGCCCTGCGCAGGATCGGGTTCACGGGCTGA
- a CDS encoding enhanced serine sensitivity protein SseB — translation MDFPAQDFPAQAHPHPHGGGWPGNELEEVLSAALGVPGAGGRIIEVLGRSFVWVPLPNGGGAHTGPLDLPTFEIEGQAYVPVFSSEEQFRQVAGAHMSYTIAPAVEFARGLPPQVGIAVNPDGVVGVPLPPEAVADLCRVGRTPLDGPNSGGRVKLYEPDWQDDPVDFLAAAAAEFAATGVVLTARRCLAAIETADPVMFVGVELSLWEGDLRTLPMDALGRALGQAPVAWPVNLVLLDVADDPVGHWMREKVRPFYMQGH, via the coding sequence ATGGACTTCCCGGCACAGGACTTCCCGGCACAGGCGCACCCTCATCCGCACGGCGGCGGATGGCCCGGCAACGAGCTGGAGGAGGTGCTCTCGGCCGCCCTCGGCGTGCCCGGCGCCGGCGGCCGGATCATCGAGGTCCTCGGCCGCAGCTTCGTCTGGGTCCCGCTGCCGAACGGCGGCGGCGCCCACACCGGCCCGCTCGACCTGCCCACCTTCGAGATCGAGGGCCAGGCCTACGTCCCGGTCTTCAGCTCCGAGGAACAGTTCCGCCAGGTCGCCGGCGCGCACATGTCGTACACGATCGCCCCGGCGGTGGAGTTCGCGCGCGGCCTCCCGCCGCAGGTCGGCATCGCCGTGAACCCGGACGGCGTGGTCGGCGTCCCGCTCCCGCCGGAGGCCGTGGCGGACCTGTGCCGGGTCGGCCGGACCCCGCTGGACGGCCCCAACAGCGGCGGCCGGGTCAAGCTCTACGAGCCCGACTGGCAGGACGACCCGGTGGACTTCCTCGCGGCCGCCGCCGCCGAGTTCGCCGCGACCGGAGTCGTCCTGACGGCCCGCCGCTGTCTCGCGGCGATCGAGACGGCCGACCCGGTGATGTTCGTGGGCGTGGAACTCTCCCTGTGGGAGGGCGACTTGCGTACCCTCCCGATGGACGCCCTGGGCCGGGCCCTGGGCCAGGCCCCGGTGGCCTGGCCGGTCAACCTGGTCCTGCTGGACGTGGCGGACGACCCGGTGGGCCATTGGATGCGGGAAAAGGTACGTCCGTTCTACATGCAGGGTCACTAG
- a CDS encoding enhanced serine sensitivity protein SseB C-terminal domain-containing protein, which produces MSASGTATGTVEHMLRQVTPGRYDAYEALLRALATPSSGQVWMLLWHGQSGSPDAQYGNMEVDGYGYAPCVTSAQELSASGWNRSYEVVDGVDVARTLYPDHYGLWLNPHAPGGGVGIPWLDLRRIATGLERQPAGPLRLSEPGIEIPQFYALIAHNAHRTPAVRSLRRAWVQPALGAPYLAIGLDVYDTSPPAVDSVRAMMQQSIGAVPDGLPVSTVAMSDEYDPVAMWMRAGARPFYDREAHAAPAQAPAAGYGYPPAPAGY; this is translated from the coding sequence GTGAGTGCCAGCGGCACAGCGACCGGCACGGTCGAGCACATGCTGCGCCAGGTGACGCCGGGGCGCTACGACGCCTACGAGGCACTCCTCCGCGCCCTCGCCACCCCCTCCTCCGGCCAGGTCTGGATGCTCCTCTGGCACGGCCAGTCGGGCTCCCCGGACGCCCAGTACGGGAACATGGAGGTCGACGGCTACGGCTACGCGCCCTGCGTCACCTCCGCCCAGGAACTCTCGGCGAGCGGCTGGAACCGCTCGTACGAGGTCGTCGACGGCGTCGACGTCGCGCGCACCCTCTACCCCGACCACTACGGTCTCTGGCTGAACCCGCACGCCCCCGGCGGCGGCGTCGGCATCCCCTGGCTCGACCTGCGCCGTATCGCCACCGGTCTGGAGCGCCAGCCCGCCGGCCCCCTGCGCCTGTCCGAACCCGGCATCGAGATCCCGCAGTTCTACGCCCTGATCGCGCACAACGCCCACCGCACCCCGGCCGTCCGCTCGCTGCGCCGCGCCTGGGTGCAGCCCGCGCTCGGGGCGCCGTACCTCGCCATCGGTCTCGACGTCTACGACACCAGCCCGCCAGCGGTGGACTCGGTGCGCGCGATGATGCAGCAGTCCATCGGCGCGGTCCCGGACGGGCTGCCGGTGTCGACGGTCGCCATGTCCGACGAGTACGACCCGGTCGCGATGTGGATGCGGGCCGGCGCCCGCCCCTTCTACGACCGGGAGGCGCACGCGGCCCCGGCGCAGGCTCCCGCGGCCGGGTACGGCTACCCTCCGGCGCCCGCCGGCTACTGA
- a CDS encoding ABC transporter permease yields the protein MTAPLHEPTAEAAPSAAEEAAVNAGAKAVQGRSLGRIAWERLKRDKLALAGGVVVLVLIAVALLAPVITSLYGQDPNAYNDKDLIDPLFGTPKGSFGGISGDHWLGVEPVNGRDIFARIVYGARISLLVGFLSAIVAVIIGTVLGVLAGFFGGWVDSAISRVMDGLLAFPQLLFIIALVSVMPNNMLGLSGTGVRLFVMILVIGFFGWPYIGRVVRGQTLSLREREYVEAARSLGAGRLYILFKELLPNLVAPIIVYTTMMIPTNILTEAALSFLGVGVKPPTASWGQMLSNAIDYYKSDPTYMVVPGVAIFITVLAFNLFGDGVRDALDPKGSR from the coding sequence ATGACGGCACCATTGCACGAGCCGACCGCGGAAGCGGCCCCGAGCGCGGCCGAAGAAGCGGCGGTCAACGCCGGCGCCAAGGCCGTACAGGGGCGTTCCCTGGGCCGGATCGCCTGGGAGCGTTTGAAGCGGGACAAACTCGCCCTCGCGGGCGGTGTCGTCGTGCTCGTCCTCATCGCGGTCGCGCTGCTCGCGCCCGTGATCACCAGCCTGTACGGGCAGGACCCGAACGCGTACAACGACAAGGACCTGATCGACCCGCTGTTCGGCACCCCCAAGGGGTCCTTCGGCGGCATCAGCGGCGACCACTGGCTGGGCGTCGAGCCGGTCAACGGCCGCGACATCTTCGCGCGCATCGTCTACGGCGCCCGGATCTCGCTGCTCGTCGGCTTCCTGTCCGCGATCGTGGCCGTGATCATCGGCACCGTCCTGGGTGTCCTGGCCGGCTTCTTCGGCGGCTGGGTCGACTCGGCCATCAGCCGGGTCATGGACGGTCTGCTGGCCTTCCCGCAGCTGCTGTTCATCATCGCGCTGGTCTCCGTCATGCCGAACAACATGCTGGGACTCTCCGGCACGGGCGTGCGCCTGTTCGTGATGATCCTCGTCATCGGCTTCTTCGGCTGGCCCTACATCGGACGCGTGGTGCGCGGCCAGACGCTCTCGCTGCGCGAGCGCGAATACGTCGAGGCGGCCCGCTCCCTCGGCGCCGGGCGGCTCTACATCCTGTTCAAGGAGCTGCTGCCCAACCTGGTCGCGCCGATCATCGTCTACACGACGATGATGATCCCCACCAACATCCTCACCGAGGCGGCGCTCAGCTTCCTGGGCGTGGGCGTCAAGCCCCCCACGGCCTCCTGGGGGCAGATGCTCTCGAACGCGATCGACTACTACAAGTCGGACCCCACCTACATGGTGGTCCCGGGTGTGGCGATCTTCATCACCGTTCTGGCCTTCAACCTCTTCGGCGACGGCGTGCGGGACGCGCTGGACCCGAAGGGCTCCCGCTGA
- a CDS encoding ABC transporter substrate-binding protein — MTTQRTSGRRKQAFAAAAAVAALLTTAACGGGNDDGGDKGSATGAAGFNAANNKVAQASLAKKGGELKFAGAQDADSWDTTRGYYGFMWNFARYYSRQLVTNAAEPGKKGTELTPDLATGLAKVTDDGKTYTYTLRDGITWEDGKPITSKDVKYGIERVWAQDVLSGGPVYVKDVLDPKGEYKGPYKDTSADKLGLKAIDTPDDKTIVFHLPQANADFEEILALVSASPVRQDKDTKSKYGLKPFSSGPYKFQSYSPGKDLVLVRNDKWSQASDPIRKAYPDKISVKFFSNANDLDARLLAGDYDLDINQTGLSPQGRTTALQEHKANLDNPVSGYIRYATFPQSVKPFDNEHCRKAVIYGADHVSLQTARGGPVAGGDIGTNMLPPTVPGSEGQSYDPYELNGANKNGNVAKAKEELKACGKPNGFKTTIAVRNNKPVEVATAESLQASLKKIGIDVNIDQYDGSQTSGIIGSPSNVKKKGYGIIIMGWGADFPSVQGFGLPLWDGKYILESGNNNFALIDDKKINGLFDTYVKTQDDAGKLAIAKDINHAVMEGGYYLPFVFEKFVNWRGDRLANVYTSDGYSGMYDFVNLGLKSSK; from the coding sequence GTGACTACCCAACGCACCTCAGGGCGGCGGAAGCAGGCATTTGCCGCTGCCGCCGCGGTCGCCGCGCTGCTGACCACGGCGGCGTGCGGCGGCGGCAACGACGACGGCGGTGACAAGGGCTCGGCGACCGGCGCGGCCGGCTTCAACGCCGCGAACAACAAGGTCGCCCAGGCCTCGCTCGCCAAGAAGGGCGGCGAGCTGAAGTTCGCCGGTGCCCAGGACGCCGACTCGTGGGACACCACGCGCGGTTACTACGGCTTCATGTGGAACTTCGCGCGCTACTACAGCCGCCAGCTCGTCACGAACGCCGCCGAGCCGGGCAAGAAGGGCACCGAGCTCACCCCGGACCTCGCCACCGGTCTCGCCAAGGTCACCGACGACGGCAAGACCTACACGTACACCCTGCGTGACGGCATCACGTGGGAGGACGGCAAGCCGATCACGTCGAAGGACGTCAAGTACGGCATCGAGCGCGTCTGGGCGCAGGACGTGCTGTCCGGCGGCCCCGTCTACGTGAAGGACGTCCTCGACCCGAAGGGCGAGTACAAGGGCCCCTACAAGGACACCTCCGCCGACAAGCTCGGCCTGAAGGCGATCGACACCCCGGACGACAAGACCATCGTCTTCCACCTGCCGCAGGCCAACGCCGACTTCGAGGAGATCCTCGCCCTGGTCTCGGCCTCCCCGGTCCGCCAGGACAAGGACACCAAGTCCAAGTACGGCCTGAAGCCGTTCTCCTCCGGCCCGTACAAGTTCCAGTCGTACAGCCCGGGCAAGGACCTGGTCCTGGTCCGCAACGACAAGTGGAGCCAGGCCTCGGACCCGATCCGCAAGGCGTACCCGGACAAGATCTCGGTCAAGTTCTTCTCGAACGCCAACGACCTGGACGCTCGTCTGCTCGCCGGTGACTACGACCTGGACATCAACCAGACCGGTCTGTCCCCGCAGGGCCGCACCACCGCCCTCCAGGAGCACAAGGCCAACCTGGACAACCCGGTCTCCGGCTACATCCGCTACGCGACCTTCCCGCAGAGCGTGAAGCCGTTCGACAACGAGCACTGCCGCAAGGCCGTGATCTACGGCGCCGACCACGTCTCGCTGCAGACCGCGCGCGGTGGCCCGGTCGCCGGTGGTGACATCGGCACCAACATGCTCCCGCCGACCGTCCCCGGTTCCGAGGGCCAGTCGTACGACCCGTACGAGCTGAACGGCGCGAACAAGAACGGCAACGTCGCCAAGGCCAAGGAAGAGCTGAAGGCCTGCGGCAAGCCGAACGGCTTCAAGACCACCATCGCGGTCCGTAACAACAAGCCGGTCGAGGTCGCGACCGCCGAGTCCCTCCAGGCCTCCCTGAAGAAGATCGGCATCGACGTCAACATCGACCAGTACGACGGTTCGCAGACGTCCGGCATCATCGGCAGCCCCTCGAACGTGAAGAAGAAGGGCTACGGCATCATCATCATGGGCTGGGGCGCCGACTTCCCGTCGGTCCAGGGCTTCGGTCTGCCGCTGTGGGACGGCAAGTACATCCTCGAGAGCGGCAACAACAACTTCGCCCTCATCGACGACAAGAAGATCAACGGTCTGTTCGACACCTACGTGAAGACGCAGGACGACGCGGGCAAGCTGGCGATCGCCAAGGACATCAACCACGCGGTCATGGAGGGCGGCTACTACCTGCCCTTCGTCTTCGAGAAGTTCGTCAACTGGCGCGGTGACCGCCTGGCCAACGTCTACACCTCGGACGGCTACAGCGGTATGTACGACTTCGTGAACCTCGGTCTGAAGTCCTCGAAGTAA
- a CDS encoding ABC transporter permease has translation MLAYLIRRLFAAAVMLVVIIMVVFGIFFLVPKWAGVDVALSFVGKQADPAAVEGVRQKLGLSDPIYSQVWEFFKGLFAGRTYVGGGDSVHCAAPCFGYSFRTEQAIWPVITDRFPVTLGLALGAAVLWLLFGVSAGVLSALKRGSLWDRGAMVVALAGVSLPIYFTGLLSLAIFSYSLGWVEGEYVPLDESFTGWFGGMILPWITLAFLYAAMYARITRATMMEILGEDYIRTARAKGLKERVVIGKHAMRSTMTPILTMLGMDLGALIGGAILTETTFSLPGLGQAVLNGIKTQDLPIILGVTLITSLAVLIANLVVDILYAVIDPRVRLA, from the coding sequence GTGCTCGCTTACCTCATCAGGCGGCTGTTCGCCGCCGCAGTGATGCTCGTGGTCATCATCATGGTGGTCTTCGGCATCTTCTTCCTCGTCCCCAAGTGGGCGGGCGTCGACGTCGCCTTGAGCTTCGTGGGCAAGCAGGCCGACCCGGCCGCCGTCGAGGGCGTGCGGCAGAAGCTCGGCCTGAGCGACCCGATCTACTCCCAGGTCTGGGAGTTCTTCAAGGGTCTGTTCGCCGGTCGCACCTACGTGGGCGGTGGCGACTCCGTGCACTGTGCCGCGCCGTGCTTCGGGTACTCCTTCCGCACCGAGCAGGCCATCTGGCCGGTGATCACCGACCGCTTCCCGGTGACCCTGGGTCTCGCGCTCGGTGCCGCCGTGCTGTGGCTGCTGTTCGGTGTCTCCGCGGGTGTGCTCTCCGCGCTCAAGCGGGGCAGCCTGTGGGACCGCGGCGCGATGGTCGTCGCCCTCGCGGGTGTCTCCCTCCCGATCTACTTCACCGGCCTGCTGAGCCTCGCGATCTTCTCGTACAGTCTCGGCTGGGTCGAGGGCGAGTACGTGCCCCTCGACGAGAGCTTCACCGGCTGGTTCGGCGGCATGATCCTCCCCTGGATCACCCTCGCCTTCCTCTACGCGGCGATGTACGCCCGGATCACCCGGGCGACGATGATGGAGATCCTCGGCGAGGACTACATCCGCACCGCCCGCGCGAAGGGCCTCAAGGAGCGCGTCGTCATCGGCAAGCACGCCATGCGCTCCACGATGACCCCGATCCTGACCATGCTCGGCATGGACCTCGGCGCCCTCATCGGCGGCGCGATCCTGACCGAGACGACGTTCAGCCTGCCGGGCCTCGGCCAGGCGGTGCTCAACGGCATCAAGACCCAGGACCTGCCCATCATTCTGGGCGTCACCCTGATCACTTCTCTCGCGGTGCTGATCGCCAACCTCGTGGTGGACATCCTCTACGCCGTGATCGACCCCCGAGTGAGGCTCGCATGA